The Geobacter sp. genomic interval GCTGCGGGAGATGGCGTACTCCTTGATCAGTCCGGCGGGTTTGCGCTGCATGATCATGCTGCAGATCTCGCTGTCGATCAGGAGCATCTCGTAGATGCCGATCCGGCCGATGGAGCCGAGGTTGAAGCACTTGTCGCAGCCACGCCCGCGGTAGAGGGTCGGCGGGAGGGTGATGCCGGGATACTCCCGGTCGGGCGCATATTCTTCGCGACAGTGTGGGCAGATGACCCGGACCAGACGCTGGGCAATGACCGCCGAAAGGGTGGAGGCGACCATGAACGGCTCGATCCCCATGTCGATGAGCCGCGTTACCGCACTGGCTGCGTCGTTGGTGTGGAGGGTCGACAGTACCAGGTGGCCGGTGAGGCTCGCCTGCATGGCGATCTCGGCGGTCTCCGCGTCGCGGATCTCCCCCACCATGATGATGTCCGGGTCCTGGCGGAGGATGGAGCGCAGACCGTTGGCAAAGGTCAGGTCGATCCTGGCGTTGACCTGGATCTGCCCCACCCCCTTCAACTGGTATTCGATCGGGTCTTCGATGGTGATGATGTTTTTCTCCGGCGAGTTGAGCCGGGAGAGTGCCGCATAGAGAGTGGTGGTCTTGCCGCTGCCTGTCGGGCCGGTGACGAGGATGATGCCGTTGGAGCGCGACAGAAGCCGCTCCATGAGCGCGACCTGGCCGGGTGCCAGCCCGATGTTGGCCAGCGAGATGACCCCCTTCTGCTTGTCCAGAAGTCGCAGGACGACCCGCTCGCCGAAAAAGGTCGGGATGATGGAGACGCGGATGTCCACGTCGCGACCGGCCACGATGACCCGGAGACGGCCGTCCTGGGGGAGCCGCTTTTCCGCGATGTTCAGCCCGGCCATGATCTTGACCCGGGAGGTCAGGGCATCCTGCACCACCTTGGGGGGGGTCAGCATCCGGTAGAGGATGCCGTCGATCCGGAAGCGTACCTCCAGCTCCTGCTCGAACGGTTCGATGTGGATATCGCTGGCCCGCTCCTTGACCGCCTGGAAGAGGATGGAGTTGAGCAGGCGGATCACCGGCGCCTCGTCGGCCAGCTCCATCAGGTCGCGGGGCCGGGAAAGCTCGGTGGCGATGGTGGAGAGATCTTCTCCTTCCAGTTCCTCCACCACGTCCTGGGCCGATCCGGCCAGGCGGGAATAGTGACGGTTGATGGCGTCGAGCACCTGCGGGCGCGGCACTACCACCCCCTGGGGCGGTGAGCCATAGAGCCCGCGCAGTTCGTCCAGTGCCAGGAGGTCGGTGGGGTCGCCCATGGCAACCAGCAACCTGCCATCAACAAGGTGCAGGGGGAGGACCTGACGGTTGCGGGCGAATGCGAGTGGCAGCTTGTGCAAAAGCACCGTATCCACCTGGGAATCGTCGATCTCTTCCTGGAACGGCAGATCCAGTCGGGCTGCCAATGCTGCTGGGTCGAGAGTTACGGTCATGGCGTGCGGTTCAGCTCATTCCGGATATTCACCGGTTCGGTCCGTTCGGTGGCCTGGCCGAAACGCTCCTTCTGTTGCTGGGAGATGTCGGCCAGATCGGCGGCGTCCCGGACGATCCGGGGGGTGAGGAGGATCATCAGGTTGGTCTTGGTGCGCGAGACCTTCTTGTATTTGAACAGCCAGCCCAGAAACGGGATGTCACCCAGAAGCGGGACCTTGTTGATGGTTTCCTGGTCCTGGTCCTGGATCAGGCCGCCGATCGCCACGGTATCCTTGTCTTTCACCACCACCGAGGTCTTGGCGGAACGCTTGGTCGTTACCAGGTCGGTGGCCTGCCCCTTGCTGTCCTTGACCGCGGAGATCTCCTGGTAGATGTCGAGCTTGACATATTCCCCTTCGCTGATCTGAGGGGTCAGCTTGAGGGTGATGCCGGTGTCCTTCCGTTCCACCGACTGCTGGGAGAGTCCGGTGGAGGAGAGGTTGGTGGCGGTTACGAACGGCACGTTCTCGCCGACGAAGATCTCAGCTTCCTTGTTGTCCGAGGTCAGGATGTTGGGGGTGGAGAGGACGTTGACGGCGCCGTTCGTGTCCAGGGCCTTGAGCACCGCGGCAAAGTTCGCTGGAGTCCCCAGGCTCGGGATGGTGATGAGGTTGCTGGTTCCCGAGGTCGTCAGGGTGGAAAGGATGGTCGAGATGGCCCCCTGCGGGTCGTATTGGCCGACAACGGTGGCGTATTTCCCGTCCGACGCGGCACCGAGCATCCCCCACTGGAGCCCGAGTTCATGCAGCTTGTCCAGAGAGACTTCGGCGATGATCGCCTGGACAAAGACCTGGCGCCGCCGTCGGTCGATCTTCTGGATGACCTGGAGCAGGTTCTGGTAGTCCGTGGGTGAAGCCATGATGACTAGGGCATTGGTCGACTTGTCCGCGGTGATGGAGATCTTCCCCCCTTCAAAGGGGGACTGCTGCGTTGCGGCGGCAGTCTGTGCCTGACCTGCGGCCGGTGTGGCAGTGGAGCCTTTCACCACACCCTCCAGCAGCTTGGCGACCTCGGTGGCATCGGCATTCTCCAGGTAGTAGACATTCACCTTGCTGCTGGTACTGGGGGGGGCCACGTCGACGAGTGCCACCAGCCGCTTCACGTCTTCTTTCATGGCATCGGAGCCGAACACCATCAGGGCGTTCAGCCGGGTGTCGGCAACGACCGTGGTACTGCCGGACGTGGCTTGCATCCCGCCGGGTTTTGTCCCTTTGTCCTTGCTCCCGAGCCATTCGCGGACCACGTTGGCAACGCTCTCTGCCGAGGCGTTTTTCAGGAAGACCAGTTCGAGCCCTTCGCGGCGTTGCTCGGTATCGATCGCCTGCACGATATCGAGGAGCTTCTGGATATTGAGTGCCGCATCGACCACAAGGAGGAGGTTGCCGGGGCCGAAGACGGCAATGCTGCCATCCTTGGAGACCATCGGTTGCAGAAACGCCATTGCCTCGCTGGCGGAGATATGTTGCAGGGAGATGACCCTGGCAACGTAGGAATCGTTCACCGGCAGGCGGTCACCCTCTTCGAAGATCCTGGTGCCGCTCTGCTTGGCGACTGACGTGGGAACGACTTTGTAAACCTTTCCGGAGGGGACAATCGTGAAGCCTTTCAGCTCCAGAACCGACGTGAAGACGTTGAAGGCGTCTTCGGTGGAGAGTTTGGTCGGAGAATAGACCGATATCTTCCCCTTCACCCGTTCGTCCATGATGAAGTTGCGCCCGGTGAGGTCGCTGATGAACTTCACCATGGTGGCGATATCCACGTCGTTGAAGTTGAGTACCACCCCCTTGGCCAGTGCCTGGACCGGCAGGCAGAGGAGGGTAATGGCGATGATGATCCGGGCTATGCGTATCTTCAAGAGAGTCCTCCTCTATCGGCTAGCAGGTTGTTGAAAACCAGCCATCTCGCCGCCGTCCTCGAAAAGCCGCCTTGTGCGGCGTAGCGTGGCTCAAGCCTCCGCGGGGCTTTCTGCGGATGCGACGACCTGACCGTTTTTGAACAACCTGAGGTTTTCGACAACCCTTTAGATGCCGTCGTTAAGCGATCCCCGGTTTGCCGTTCGTGGGCATCTCCTCGGACAGCCATGTCTGTCAGCCTCGCGCTAGCGTATGTCATAACTGAATGTTGCCGGCTGGCCATCGCGGATCAGGTCGAGCTTGATCCTGGTCTGTCCCTTCAGGGATGCCAGCGACTGGATGGCCTTTTCCGGGGAGTCGATGGCAAAGTCGTTGAGTCGGAGCAGAACGTCGCCGTTCTTGATCCCGATCATGGCGAAGATGCCGGAAGGGCGGACCTCCGAGACCTTGAATCCTTCAACCTTCCCCTCTTTGGAGCTGGGGAGCAGGCGGGCGTCGGTCATGGCCTGGCCGATATTGTCGAGTGCGGCGTTGAGGGCGCGCTGGTCGATGATGTAACTCCCGGAGGAGACCTGGGTTGCCAGGCCGGTCTGAGATGGGGGAATCGTGGATGGCGGCGAAGCGCCGGCTGCGCCCATGGGGGCTGTAGGAGAGAATATCCTGATCGGCCGTCCGGCGACCACGATGTCGGCAAAATCCTTGTGGACCGCCACCAACCGGCCGCCGGTGAATACCGTGTCTCCCAGGCGGAAGACGCGCTCTTCCTTGGTGCTCGTTTTCTGGATCAGGGCAAACGTCTCCCGGAACGAGCCGACAGCCGTACCGAGCAGGAGCAGGTCTCCCTGGTTGACCGTGGAGGTTGTCCCCTGCTGCTGCGCGGCAACGATGGGGGTCAGTTTTCCCCTGGTGGCGGGGCCGAACAGCCCCAGTTCCAGGATCGGTGCAAAGGAGGCGAGCCCCTCCACATTTGTAGTAGCCACGGCCGAAGACGTACGTGCCGTTGAGGAAACGGGAAAGGTCTTGGCGAGCCGGGAGGAGAACAGGTCGGCGGTAATCATGGCCAGGGCCATTATGATGAAAAGCGCCAGGCTGCTGTTGACCGGCGTTATCCATTTATCCATGGGAAAACCCTTTGCATGATGGAGAAACTGCCGAATAATAATGAATTTAGGGGTCGTATGCAAGGGAAAAGAGGGGCAGGGCGGGCTGCTGCGCCGGCATCCGGCCAATAAGCCGCCTCTGCCAGAACGGAGTTGATGCAATCCGGGTGCTGTGGTATTATCCCGGCATTTTGGGGGTGGGAGAGCAGCGTATGCAGCCGATCCTGGTGATTGCGTCGGTGGCTCAGGAGCTTGCGCTTCTGGTTCGCTCACTGCAGGGTAAGAGCGAACAGGGAGCGGGTTTTCCCGAGCTCTTCAGCGGAAAGATCCGGGGCCGGGATGTCCTGGTTGCAGCTACCGGCATTGGCAAGATCAATACGGCCATGGGATTGACCTCCCTCATTTTGCAGTGCAGTCCCCGGCTGATCATCAATACCGGCTGTGCCGGCGCCTATCCGGAAAGTGGGCTCGAAGTCGGGGAGCTGGCGCTGGCCAGCAGCGAGGTCTTGGGCGACGAGGGGGTTGCGACACCCTCGGGGTGGGAATCGCTGGAATATATCGGTATCCCCTCCCTGGAGCGCAAAGAGACCCGATATTTCAACGAATTTCCGCTCACCTTTGCCCCGACCGAGCGGGCGATGCAGCTTGCCTCGGCCCTGGATCTCCCCTTGCGTCGGGGGCGCTTCGTGACCGTCTCCACCTGTAGTGGGACTTCCCAGCGTGGGCGCGAGCTCTATGCCCGTTTCAGCGGTCTCTGCGAAAACATGGAGGGCGCTGCTGCCGCTCAGGTCGCCCTTCAGTATGGTATCGACTGTCTGGAACTCCGTGGCATCAGCAATTTGGTCGAGGACCGCGATCTTTCGCGATGGGATCTGTCCCTTGCCATGGAGCAGGCACAGCGCTTCATTCTCAGGTATCTGGAGCATTATTGATCATGGGCTGCCACCAGCACGCCACAACCCTTACCCTGGGCTATTCGCCCTGTCCTAATGATACCCATATCTTCCACGCCCTGGTGCATGGACTGATTCAGACTCCCTTTCTGCTGCAGGAGCGGCTGGAGGACGTGGAAACCCTGAACCGGCTGGTGCTGGCGGGCGAGCTGGATATGAGCAAGGTCTCCTATCACCTGTTCGGGCATGTGCGCGATGCCTATTGCCTCCTCCGTGCTGGAGGCGCGCTCGGCAGGGGGTGCGGTCCGCTCCTCGTGGCCGCGAACCGGGTTTCTCTCGCGGAGCTGCGCAACAAGCCGATTGCCGTGCCGGGGGAGTTCACCACGGCATGCCTTCTGCTCAGGCTGTTTGATCCCGGATTGTCCCGGCTCGTGTTTATGCCGTTCCACCGGATCATGGAGAGCGTGAGCCGGGGCGAGGTGGCTGCCGGCGTGATCATCCATGAGTCGCGGTTTACCTTTGAAGGGCTGGGATTGGTGAAGCTTTTGGACCTGGGGGAGTGGTGGGAAGAGACCACCGGCGCTCCCATCCCCCTTGGCGGGATCGTTGCCAGGCGTTCGCTGGGAAGAGAGGCCATTGCTGCCCTGGATCGGGGGCTTGCTGCCAGCGTGGCCCATGCCAGGGCCAACCCTGCGGCCAGCCTCGATTACATCCGTCATCATGCCCAGGAGCTTTCCGACGAGGTCTGTGCTGCCCACATCAACCTCTATGTCAACGAGTTCTCGCTGGACCTGGGGGAAGAGGGAGTGCGGGCCGTGGAGGTCCTCCTGGAAAGGGCTGCCGCTGCCGGGGTCATCCCCCGGAGTTCCCGCGGGATATTTGCCGACTGATACGAACCGGGCTGTCGCAAAGGAGCACATGGAAGAGCGCGTAATCAAAGTGCTGTTGATCGACGACGATGAGGACGATTACGTCATAACTCGTGAATTCCTTGCTGCCAGCAGGTGGGGGTCATTCGAGCTCGAGTGGGTGTCGGGATTCGAGGTGGGGCGTGAAACCATGCTCCGCAAAAGCCACGATATCTACCTCCTCGATTACAACCTTCGCGGACGGAACGGGATCGAGCTGATCAAGGAGGCAAAGGGCGCGGGATGCCAGGCCCCGATCATCGTTCTGACCGGGATCAACAACCGGGAGATCGACCTGGAGGCGATGCAGTCGGGTGCGGTGGATTTCCTGCTCAAGGGAGAGCTGAACGCAGCGCTCCTGGAACGCTCCTTGCGCTATGCCCTGCAGAGAAACAGGACCGAAGAGGCTTTGCGCAAGAGTGCCGAGGGTCTGGCCAAGGCGCAGATGATCGCCCATGTGGGGAACTGGGAGTGGAATATCCTTACTAACGAGATGACCTGGTCCGATGAGATCTACCGGATTTTCGGGCTCTATCCGCAGGCGTTTCCCGCCTC includes:
- the gspE gene encoding type II secretion system protein GspE — translated: MTVTLDPAALAARLDLPFQEEIDDSQVDTVLLHKLPLAFARNRQVLPLHLVDGRLLVAMGDPTDLLALDELRGLYGSPPQGVVVPRPQVLDAINRHYSRLAGSAQDVVEELEGEDLSTIATELSRPRDLMELADEAPVIRLLNSILFQAVKERASDIHIEPFEQELEVRFRIDGILYRMLTPPKVVQDALTSRVKIMAGLNIAEKRLPQDGRLRVIVAGRDVDIRVSIIPTFFGERVVLRLLDKQKGVISLANIGLAPGQVALMERLLSRSNGIILVTGPTGSGKTTTLYAALSRLNSPEKNIITIEDPIEYQLKGVGQIQVNARIDLTFANGLRSILRQDPDIIMVGEIRDAETAEIAMQASLTGHLVLSTLHTNDAASAVTRLIDMGIEPFMVASTLSAVIAQRLVRVICPHCREEYAPDREYPGITLPPTLYRGRGCDKCFNLGSIGRIGIYEMLLIDSEICSMIMQRKPAGLIKEYAISRSMQTLRDDGLAKVAAGITTIEEVLRVTQDDYADLPL
- the gspD gene encoding type II secretion system protein GspD, producing the protein MKIRIARIIIAITLLCLPVQALAKGVVLNFNDVDIATMVKFISDLTGRNFIMDERVKGKISVYSPTKLSTEDAFNVFTSVLELKGFTIVPSGKVYKVVPTSVAKQSGTRIFEEGDRLPVNDSYVARVISLQHISASEAMAFLQPMVSKDGSIAVFGPGNLLLVVDAALNIQKLLDIVQAIDTEQRREGLELVFLKNASAESVANVVREWLGSKDKGTKPGGMQATSGSTTVVADTRLNALMVFGSDAMKEDVKRLVALVDVAPPSTSSKVNVYYLENADATEVAKLLEGVVKGSTATPAAGQAQTAAATQQSPFEGGKISITADKSTNALVIMASPTDYQNLLQVIQKIDRRRRQVFVQAIIAEVSLDKLHELGLQWGMLGAASDGKYATVVGQYDPQGAISTILSTLTTSGTSNLITIPSLGTPANFAAVLKALDTNGAVNVLSTPNILTSDNKEAEIFVGENVPFVTATNLSSTGLSQQSVERKDTGITLKLTPQISEGEYVKLDIYQEISAVKDSKGQATDLVTTKRSAKTSVVVKDKDTVAIGGLIQDQDQETINKVPLLGDIPFLGWLFKYKKVSRTKTNLMILLTPRIVRDAADLADISQQQKERFGQATERTEPVNIRNELNRTP
- a CDS encoding PDZ domain-containing protein gives rise to the protein MDKWITPVNSSLALFIIMALAMITADLFSSRLAKTFPVSSTARTSSAVATTNVEGLASFAPILELGLFGPATRGKLTPIVAAQQQGTTSTVNQGDLLLLGTAVGSFRETFALIQKTSTKEERVFRLGDTVFTGGRLVAVHKDFADIVVAGRPIRIFSPTAPMGAAGASPPSTIPPSQTGLATQVSSGSYIIDQRALNAALDNIGQAMTDARLLPSSKEGKVEGFKVSEVRPSGIFAMIGIKNGDVLLRLNDFAIDSPEKAIQSLASLKGQTRIKLDLIRDGQPATFSYDIR
- the mqnB gene encoding futalosine hydrolase, which gives rise to MQPILVIASVAQELALLVRSLQGKSEQGAGFPELFSGKIRGRDVLVAATGIGKINTAMGLTSLILQCSPRLIINTGCAGAYPESGLEVGELALASSEVLGDEGVATPSGWESLEYIGIPSLERKETRYFNEFPLTFAPTERAMQLASALDLPLRRGRFVTVSTCSGTSQRGRELYARFSGLCENMEGAAAAQVALQYGIDCLELRGISNLVEDRDLSRWDLSLAMEQAQRFILRYLEHY
- a CDS encoding 1,4-dihydroxy-6-naphthoate synthase; this encodes MGCHQHATTLTLGYSPCPNDTHIFHALVHGLIQTPFLLQERLEDVETLNRLVLAGELDMSKVSYHLFGHVRDAYCLLRAGGALGRGCGPLLVAANRVSLAELRNKPIAVPGEFTTACLLLRLFDPGLSRLVFMPFHRIMESVSRGEVAAGVIIHESRFTFEGLGLVKLLDLGEWWEETTGAPIPLGGIVARRSLGREAIAALDRGLAASVAHARANPAASLDYIRHHAQELSDEVCAAHINLYVNEFSLDLGEEGVRAVEVLLERAAAAGVIPRSSRGIFAD